A genomic stretch from Gorilla gorilla gorilla isolate KB3781 chromosome 20, NHGRI_mGorGor1-v2.1_pri, whole genome shotgun sequence includes:
- the EPN1 gene encoding epsin-1 isoform X3, whose protein sequence is MSTSSLRRQMKNIVHNYSEAEIKVREATSNDPWGPSSSLMSEIADLTYNVVAFSEIMSMIWKRLNDHGKNWRHVYKAMTLMEYLIKTGSERVSQQCKENMYAVQTLKDFQYVDRDGKDQGVNVREKAKQLVALLRDEDRLREERAHALKTKEKLAQTATASSAAVGSGPPPEAEQAWPQSSGEEELQLQLALAMSKEEADQEERIRRGDDLRLQMAIEESKRETGGKEESSLMDLADVFTAPAPAPTTDPWGGPAPMAAAVPTAAPTSDPWGGPPVPPAADPWGGPAPTPASGDPWRPAAPAGSSVDPWGGTPAPAAGEGPTPDPWGSSDGGVPVSGPSASDPWTPAPAFSDPWGGSPAKPSTNGTTAAGGFDTEPDEFSDFDRLRTALPTSGSSAGELELLAGEVPARSPGAFDMSGVRGSLAEAVGSPPPAATPTPTPPTRKTPESFLGPNAALVDLDSLVSRPGPTPPGAKASNPFLPGGGPATGPSVTNPFQPAPPATLTLNQLRLSPVPPVPGAPPTYISPLGGGPGLPPMMPPGPPAPNTNPFLL, encoded by the exons ATGTCGACCTCGTCCTTGAGGCGCCAGATGAAGAACATCGTCCACAACTACTCAGAGGCGGAGATCAAGGTTCGAGAGGCCACGAGCAATGACCCCTGGGGCCCATCCAGCTCCCTCATGTCAGAGATTGCCGACCTCACCTACAACGTTGTCGCCTTCTCGGAGATCATGAGCATGATCTGGAAGCGGCTCAACGACCATGGCAAGAACTGGCGTCACGTTTACAAG GCCATGACGCTGATGGAGTACCTCATCAAGACTGGCTCGGAGCGCGTGTCGCAGCAGTGCAAGGAGAACATGTACGCCGTGCAGACGCTGAAGGACTTCCAGTACGTGGACCGCGACGGCAAGGACCAGGGCGTGAACGTGCGTGAGAAAGCTAAGCAGCTGGTGGCCCTGCTGCGCGACGAGGACCGGCTGCGGGAAGAGCGGGCGCACGCGCTCAAGACCAAGGAAAAGCTGGCACAGACCGCCACGG CCTCATCAGCAGCTGTGGGCTCAGGCCCCCCTCCCGAGGCGGAGCAGGCGTGGCCGCAGAGCAGCGGGGAGGAGGAGCTGCAGCTCCAGCTGGCCCTGGCCATGAGCAAGGAGGAGGCCGACCAG GAGGAGCGGATCCGTCGCGGGGATGACCTGCGGCTGCAGATGGCAATCGAGGAGAGCAAGAGGGAGACTGGGGGCAAGGAGGAG TCGTCCCTCATGGACCTTGCTGACGTCTTCACGGCCCCAGCTCCTGCCCCGACCACAGACCCCTGGGGGGGCCCAGCACCCATGGCTGCTGCCGTCCCCACAGCTGCCCCCACCTCGGACCCCTGGGGCGGCCCCCCTGTCCCTCCAGCTGCTGATCCCTGGGGAGGTCCAGCCCCCACGCCGGCCTCTGGGGACCCCTGGAGGCCTGCTGCCCCTGCAGGATCCTCAGTTGACCCTTGGGGTGGGACCCCAGCCCCTGCGGCTGGGGAGGGGCCCACGCCGGATCCATGGGGAAGTTCCGATG GTGGGGTCCCGGTCAGTGGGCCCTCAGCCTCCGATCCCTGGACACCGGCCCCGGCCTTCTCAGATCCCTGGGGAGGGTCACCTGCCAAGCCCAGCACCAATGGCACAACAG CAGCTGGGGGATTCGACACGGAGCCCGACGAGTTCTCTGACTTTGACCGACTCCGCACGGCACTGCCGACCTCCGGGAGCAGCGCAG GAGAGCTGGAGCTGCTGGCAGGAGAGGTGCCGGCCCGAAGCCCTGGGGCGTTTGACATGAGTGGGGTCAGGGGATCTCTGGCTGAGGCTGTGGGCAGCCCCCCACCTGCAGCCACACCAACTCCCACGCCCCCCACCCGGAAGACGCCGGAGTCATTCCTGGGGCCCAATGCAGCCCTCGTCGACCTGGACTCGCTGGTGAGCCGGCCGGGCCCCACGCCGCCTGGAGCCAAGGCCTCCAACCCCTTCCTGCCAGGCG gaGGCCCTGCCACTGGCCCTTCCGTCACCAACCCCTTCCAGCCCGCGCCTCCCGCGACGCTCACCCTGAACCAGCTCCGTCTCAGTCCTGTGCCTCCCGTCCCTGGAGCGCCACCCACGTACATCTCTCCCCTTGGCGGGGGCCCTGGCCTGCCCCCCATGATGCCCCCGGGCCCCCCGGCCCCCAACACTAATCCCTTCCTCCTATAA
- the EPN1 gene encoding epsin-1 isoform X1 produces MSTSSLRRQMKNIVHNYSEAEIKVREATSNDPWGPSSSLMSEIADLTYNVVAFSEIMSMIWKRLNDHGKNWRHVYKAMTLMEYLIKTGSERVSQQCKENMYAVQTLKDFQYVDRDGKDQGVNVREKAKQLVALLRDEDRLREERAHALKTKEKLAQTATASSAAVGSGPPPEAEQAWPQSSGEEELQLQLALAMSKEEADQPPSCGPEDDAQLQLALSLSREEHDKEERIRRGDDLRLQMAIEESKRETGGKEESSLMDLADVFTAPAPAPTTDPWGGPAPMAAAVPTAAPTSDPWGGPPVPPAADPWGGPAPTPASGDPWRPAAPAGSSVDPWGGTPAPAAGEGPTPDPWGSSDGGVPVSGPSASDPWTPAPAFSDPWGGSPAKPSTNGTTAAGGFDTEPDEFSDFDRLRTALPTSGSSAGELELLAGEVPARSPGAFDMSGVRGSLAEAVGSPPPAATPTPTPPTRKTPESFLGPNAALVDLDSLVSRPGPTPPGAKASNPFLPGGGPATGPSVTNPFQPAPPATLTLNQLRLSPVPPVPGAPPTYISPLGGGPGLPPMMPPGPPAPNTNPFLL; encoded by the exons ATGTCGACCTCGTCCTTGAGGCGCCAGATGAAGAACATCGTCCACAACTACTCAGAGGCGGAGATCAAGGTTCGAGAGGCCACGAGCAATGACCCCTGGGGCCCATCCAGCTCCCTCATGTCAGAGATTGCCGACCTCACCTACAACGTTGTCGCCTTCTCGGAGATCATGAGCATGATCTGGAAGCGGCTCAACGACCATGGCAAGAACTGGCGTCACGTTTACAAG GCCATGACGCTGATGGAGTACCTCATCAAGACTGGCTCGGAGCGCGTGTCGCAGCAGTGCAAGGAGAACATGTACGCCGTGCAGACGCTGAAGGACTTCCAGTACGTGGACCGCGACGGCAAGGACCAGGGCGTGAACGTGCGTGAGAAAGCTAAGCAGCTGGTGGCCCTGCTGCGCGACGAGGACCGGCTGCGGGAAGAGCGGGCGCACGCGCTCAAGACCAAGGAAAAGCTGGCACAGACCGCCACGG CCTCATCAGCAGCTGTGGGCTCAGGCCCCCCTCCCGAGGCGGAGCAGGCGTGGCCGCAGAGCAGCGGGGAGGAGGAGCTGCAGCTCCAGCTGGCCCTGGCCATGAGCAAGGAGGAGGCCGACCAG cccccgTCCTGCGGCCCCGAGGACGACGCCCAGCTCCAGCTGGCCCTTAGTTTGAGCCGAGAAGAGCATGATAAG GAGGAGCGGATCCGTCGCGGGGATGACCTGCGGCTGCAGATGGCAATCGAGGAGAGCAAGAGGGAGACTGGGGGCAAGGAGGAG TCGTCCCTCATGGACCTTGCTGACGTCTTCACGGCCCCAGCTCCTGCCCCGACCACAGACCCCTGGGGGGGCCCAGCACCCATGGCTGCTGCCGTCCCCACAGCTGCCCCCACCTCGGACCCCTGGGGCGGCCCCCCTGTCCCTCCAGCTGCTGATCCCTGGGGAGGTCCAGCCCCCACGCCGGCCTCTGGGGACCCCTGGAGGCCTGCTGCCCCTGCAGGATCCTCAGTTGACCCTTGGGGTGGGACCCCAGCCCCTGCGGCTGGGGAGGGGCCCACGCCGGATCCATGGGGAAGTTCCGATG GTGGGGTCCCGGTCAGTGGGCCCTCAGCCTCCGATCCCTGGACACCGGCCCCGGCCTTCTCAGATCCCTGGGGAGGGTCACCTGCCAAGCCCAGCACCAATGGCACAACAG CAGCTGGGGGATTCGACACGGAGCCCGACGAGTTCTCTGACTTTGACCGACTCCGCACGGCACTGCCGACCTCCGGGAGCAGCGCAG GAGAGCTGGAGCTGCTGGCAGGAGAGGTGCCGGCCCGAAGCCCTGGGGCGTTTGACATGAGTGGGGTCAGGGGATCTCTGGCTGAGGCTGTGGGCAGCCCCCCACCTGCAGCCACACCAACTCCCACGCCCCCCACCCGGAAGACGCCGGAGTCATTCCTGGGGCCCAATGCAGCCCTCGTCGACCTGGACTCGCTGGTGAGCCGGCCGGGCCCCACGCCGCCTGGAGCCAAGGCCTCCAACCCCTTCCTGCCAGGCG gaGGCCCTGCCACTGGCCCTTCCGTCACCAACCCCTTCCAGCCCGCGCCTCCCGCGACGCTCACCCTGAACCAGCTCCGTCTCAGTCCTGTGCCTCCCGTCCCTGGAGCGCCACCCACGTACATCTCTCCCCTTGGCGGGGGCCCTGGCCTGCCCCCCATGATGCCCCCGGGCCCCCCGGCCCCCAACACTAATCCCTTCCTCCTATAA
- the EPN1 gene encoding epsin-1 isoform X2, whose amino-acid sequence MSTSSLRRQMKNIVHNYSEAEIKVREATSNDPWGPSSSLMSEIADLTYNVVAFSEIMSMIWKRLNDHGKNWRHVYKAMTLMEYLIKTGSERVSQQCKENMYAVQTLKDFQYVDRDGKDQGVNVREKAKQLVALLRDEDRLREERAHALKTKEKLAQTATASSAAVGSGPPPEAEQAWPQSSGEEELQLQLALAMSKEEADQPPSCGPEDDAQLQLALSLSREEHDKEERIRRGDDLRLQMAIEESKRETGGKEESSLMDLADVFTAPAPAPTTDPWGGPAPMAAAVPTAAPTSDPWGGPPVPPAADPWGGPAPTPASGDPWRPAAPAGSSVDPWGGTPAPAAGEGPTPDPWGSSDGGVPVSGPSASDPWTPAPAFSDPWGGSPAKPSTNGTTAGGFDTEPDEFSDFDRLRTALPTSGSSAGELELLAGEVPARSPGAFDMSGVRGSLAEAVGSPPPAATPTPTPPTRKTPESFLGPNAALVDLDSLVSRPGPTPPGAKASNPFLPGGGPATGPSVTNPFQPAPPATLTLNQLRLSPVPPVPGAPPTYISPLGGGPGLPPMMPPGPPAPNTNPFLL is encoded by the exons ATGTCGACCTCGTCCTTGAGGCGCCAGATGAAGAACATCGTCCACAACTACTCAGAGGCGGAGATCAAGGTTCGAGAGGCCACGAGCAATGACCCCTGGGGCCCATCCAGCTCCCTCATGTCAGAGATTGCCGACCTCACCTACAACGTTGTCGCCTTCTCGGAGATCATGAGCATGATCTGGAAGCGGCTCAACGACCATGGCAAGAACTGGCGTCACGTTTACAAG GCCATGACGCTGATGGAGTACCTCATCAAGACTGGCTCGGAGCGCGTGTCGCAGCAGTGCAAGGAGAACATGTACGCCGTGCAGACGCTGAAGGACTTCCAGTACGTGGACCGCGACGGCAAGGACCAGGGCGTGAACGTGCGTGAGAAAGCTAAGCAGCTGGTGGCCCTGCTGCGCGACGAGGACCGGCTGCGGGAAGAGCGGGCGCACGCGCTCAAGACCAAGGAAAAGCTGGCACAGACCGCCACGG CCTCATCAGCAGCTGTGGGCTCAGGCCCCCCTCCCGAGGCGGAGCAGGCGTGGCCGCAGAGCAGCGGGGAGGAGGAGCTGCAGCTCCAGCTGGCCCTGGCCATGAGCAAGGAGGAGGCCGACCAG cccccgTCCTGCGGCCCCGAGGACGACGCCCAGCTCCAGCTGGCCCTTAGTTTGAGCCGAGAAGAGCATGATAAG GAGGAGCGGATCCGTCGCGGGGATGACCTGCGGCTGCAGATGGCAATCGAGGAGAGCAAGAGGGAGACTGGGGGCAAGGAGGAG TCGTCCCTCATGGACCTTGCTGACGTCTTCACGGCCCCAGCTCCTGCCCCGACCACAGACCCCTGGGGGGGCCCAGCACCCATGGCTGCTGCCGTCCCCACAGCTGCCCCCACCTCGGACCCCTGGGGCGGCCCCCCTGTCCCTCCAGCTGCTGATCCCTGGGGAGGTCCAGCCCCCACGCCGGCCTCTGGGGACCCCTGGAGGCCTGCTGCCCCTGCAGGATCCTCAGTTGACCCTTGGGGTGGGACCCCAGCCCCTGCGGCTGGGGAGGGGCCCACGCCGGATCCATGGGGAAGTTCCGATG GTGGGGTCCCGGTCAGTGGGCCCTCAGCCTCCGATCCCTGGACACCGGCCCCGGCCTTCTCAGATCCCTGGGGAGGGTCACCTGCCAAGCCCAGCACCAATGGCACAACAG CTGGGGGATTCGACACGGAGCCCGACGAGTTCTCTGACTTTGACCGACTCCGCACGGCACTGCCGACCTCCGGGAGCAGCGCAG GAGAGCTGGAGCTGCTGGCAGGAGAGGTGCCGGCCCGAAGCCCTGGGGCGTTTGACATGAGTGGGGTCAGGGGATCTCTGGCTGAGGCTGTGGGCAGCCCCCCACCTGCAGCCACACCAACTCCCACGCCCCCCACCCGGAAGACGCCGGAGTCATTCCTGGGGCCCAATGCAGCCCTCGTCGACCTGGACTCGCTGGTGAGCCGGCCGGGCCCCACGCCGCCTGGAGCCAAGGCCTCCAACCCCTTCCTGCCAGGCG gaGGCCCTGCCACTGGCCCTTCCGTCACCAACCCCTTCCAGCCCGCGCCTCCCGCGACGCTCACCCTGAACCAGCTCCGTCTCAGTCCTGTGCCTCCCGTCCCTGGAGCGCCACCCACGTACATCTCTCCCCTTGGCGGGGGCCCTGGCCTGCCCCCCATGATGCCCCCGGGCCCCCCGGCCCCCAACACTAATCCCTTCCTCCTATAA
- the EPN1 gene encoding epsin-1 isoform X4 yields the protein MSTSSLRRQMKNIVHNYSEAEIKVREATSNDPWGPSSSLMSEIADLTYNVVAFSEIMSMIWKRLNDHGKNWRHVYKAMTLMEYLIKTGSERVSQQCKENMYAVQTLKDFQYVDRDGKDQGVNVREKAKQLVALLRDEDRLREERAHALKTKEKLAQTATASSAAVGSGPPPEAEQAWPQSSGEEELQLQLALAMSKEEADQEERIRRGDDLRLQMAIEESKRETGGKEESSLMDLADVFTAPAPAPTTDPWGGPAPMAAAVPTAAPTSDPWGGPPVPPAADPWGGPAPTPASGDPWRPAAPAGSSVDPWGGTPAPAAGEGPTPDPWGSSDGGVPVSGPSASDPWTPAPAFSDPWGGSPAKPSTNGTTAGGFDTEPDEFSDFDRLRTALPTSGSSAGELELLAGEVPARSPGAFDMSGVRGSLAEAVGSPPPAATPTPTPPTRKTPESFLGPNAALVDLDSLVSRPGPTPPGAKASNPFLPGGGPATGPSVTNPFQPAPPATLTLNQLRLSPVPPVPGAPPTYISPLGGGPGLPPMMPPGPPAPNTNPFLL from the exons ATGTCGACCTCGTCCTTGAGGCGCCAGATGAAGAACATCGTCCACAACTACTCAGAGGCGGAGATCAAGGTTCGAGAGGCCACGAGCAATGACCCCTGGGGCCCATCCAGCTCCCTCATGTCAGAGATTGCCGACCTCACCTACAACGTTGTCGCCTTCTCGGAGATCATGAGCATGATCTGGAAGCGGCTCAACGACCATGGCAAGAACTGGCGTCACGTTTACAAG GCCATGACGCTGATGGAGTACCTCATCAAGACTGGCTCGGAGCGCGTGTCGCAGCAGTGCAAGGAGAACATGTACGCCGTGCAGACGCTGAAGGACTTCCAGTACGTGGACCGCGACGGCAAGGACCAGGGCGTGAACGTGCGTGAGAAAGCTAAGCAGCTGGTGGCCCTGCTGCGCGACGAGGACCGGCTGCGGGAAGAGCGGGCGCACGCGCTCAAGACCAAGGAAAAGCTGGCACAGACCGCCACGG CCTCATCAGCAGCTGTGGGCTCAGGCCCCCCTCCCGAGGCGGAGCAGGCGTGGCCGCAGAGCAGCGGGGAGGAGGAGCTGCAGCTCCAGCTGGCCCTGGCCATGAGCAAGGAGGAGGCCGACCAG GAGGAGCGGATCCGTCGCGGGGATGACCTGCGGCTGCAGATGGCAATCGAGGAGAGCAAGAGGGAGACTGGGGGCAAGGAGGAG TCGTCCCTCATGGACCTTGCTGACGTCTTCACGGCCCCAGCTCCTGCCCCGACCACAGACCCCTGGGGGGGCCCAGCACCCATGGCTGCTGCCGTCCCCACAGCTGCCCCCACCTCGGACCCCTGGGGCGGCCCCCCTGTCCCTCCAGCTGCTGATCCCTGGGGAGGTCCAGCCCCCACGCCGGCCTCTGGGGACCCCTGGAGGCCTGCTGCCCCTGCAGGATCCTCAGTTGACCCTTGGGGTGGGACCCCAGCCCCTGCGGCTGGGGAGGGGCCCACGCCGGATCCATGGGGAAGTTCCGATG GTGGGGTCCCGGTCAGTGGGCCCTCAGCCTCCGATCCCTGGACACCGGCCCCGGCCTTCTCAGATCCCTGGGGAGGGTCACCTGCCAAGCCCAGCACCAATGGCACAACAG CTGGGGGATTCGACACGGAGCCCGACGAGTTCTCTGACTTTGACCGACTCCGCACGGCACTGCCGACCTCCGGGAGCAGCGCAG GAGAGCTGGAGCTGCTGGCAGGAGAGGTGCCGGCCCGAAGCCCTGGGGCGTTTGACATGAGTGGGGTCAGGGGATCTCTGGCTGAGGCTGTGGGCAGCCCCCCACCTGCAGCCACACCAACTCCCACGCCCCCCACCCGGAAGACGCCGGAGTCATTCCTGGGGCCCAATGCAGCCCTCGTCGACCTGGACTCGCTGGTGAGCCGGCCGGGCCCCACGCCGCCTGGAGCCAAGGCCTCCAACCCCTTCCTGCCAGGCG gaGGCCCTGCCACTGGCCCTTCCGTCACCAACCCCTTCCAGCCCGCGCCTCCCGCGACGCTCACCCTGAACCAGCTCCGTCTCAGTCCTGTGCCTCCCGTCCCTGGAGCGCCACCCACGTACATCTCTCCCCTTGGCGGGGGCCCTGGCCTGCCCCCCATGATGCCCCCGGGCCCCCCGGCCCCCAACACTAATCCCTTCCTCCTATAA